One Pseudomonas sp. AN-1 genomic region harbors:
- a CDS encoding cupin domain-containing protein, with amino-acid sequence MYPIKQGTTIAELDAWGTVADLGSEILEGEGKAFGKMTFGAPTDPVSSAYFGVTRSKFRMVYPFNEQATVVSGEVTLTDEASGKTTTYKAGDSWFVEKGTPVLWDVTSEAFVKHYLAVV; translated from the coding sequence ATGTATCCGATCAAGCAAGGCACCACCATCGCCGAACTGGACGCCTGGGGCACCGTGGCCGACCTCGGCTCGGAGATTCTCGAAGGCGAGGGCAAGGCCTTCGGCAAGATGACCTTCGGCGCGCCGACCGACCCGGTCAGCTCCGCCTACTTCGGCGTGACCAGGAGCAAGTTCCGCATGGTCTACCCGTTCAACGAGCAGGCCACCGTGGTCAGCGGCGAGGTGACCCTGACCGACGAGGCCAGCGGCAAGACCACCACCTACAAGGCCGGCGACAGCTGGTTCGTCGAGAAGGGCACCCCGGTGCTGTGGGACGTGACCAGCGAGGCCTTCGTCAAGCACTACCTCGCGGTGGTCTGA
- a CDS encoding FAD-binding oxidoreductase: MINIETPTYYTATKKYDLSFPSLAADLDADVVVIGGGFSGINTALELAEKGIRNIVVLEGRYIGFGGSGRNGGQVMAGIGHDLEAIKADVGEDGLRRIFEISDQGAQIIKARIEKYGIDADFRHGYGYMGFNARQEKTLRAWEGEFRKLAPHQEIGLVTGAEVRRLVGSDAYSCGLLHMGGGHVHSLNLLLGEAQALAGHGVKIFEYSPVLEVRYGERIEVRTAKGSVRASKLLWACDSFLNQLEPELHRSTINTYAFQIMTEPLSDELIERISPIRGAYSDIRPVIDYYRVTNENRLLFGSATPLIEHIPSDLKAWNRNLMLKIFPYLKDVKIDLAWGGPMACSANLFPQIGALPGRPNAFFVQGYSGFGVTPSHIVCKVLAEGMSEGSARYDLISSVRRPSIPGKDRFRSLLLTGGKCWHQASGYWTGRR, encoded by the coding sequence ATGATCAACATCGAAACGCCGACCTACTACACGGCGACCAAGAAATACGACCTGAGCTTCCCGTCGCTGGCGGCCGATCTCGACGCGGACGTGGTGGTGATCGGCGGCGGCTTCTCCGGCATCAACACCGCGCTCGAGCTGGCGGAAAAAGGCATCAGGAACATCGTCGTGCTGGAAGGCCGCTACATCGGCTTCGGCGGCTCCGGACGCAACGGCGGCCAGGTGATGGCCGGCATCGGCCACGATCTGGAGGCGATCAAGGCGGACGTCGGCGAGGACGGCCTGCGCCGCATCTTCGAGATCAGCGACCAGGGCGCGCAGATCATCAAGGCGCGCATCGAGAAGTACGGCATCGACGCCGACTTCCGCCACGGCTACGGCTACATGGGCTTCAACGCCCGCCAGGAGAAGACCCTGCGCGCCTGGGAAGGCGAGTTCAGGAAACTCGCCCCGCACCAGGAAATCGGCCTGGTCACCGGTGCCGAGGTCAGGCGCCTGGTCGGCTCCGACGCCTACAGCTGCGGCCTGCTGCACATGGGCGGCGGCCACGTGCACTCGCTCAACCTGCTGCTCGGCGAGGCCCAGGCGCTGGCCGGGCACGGGGTGAAGATCTTCGAATACAGCCCGGTGCTGGAAGTCCGTTACGGCGAGCGCATCGAGGTGCGCACCGCCAAGGGCTCGGTGCGCGCCAGCAAGCTGCTGTGGGCCTGCGACAGCTTCCTCAACCAGCTGGAGCCCGAGCTGCACCGCAGCACCATCAACACCTACGCCTTCCAGATCATGACCGAGCCGCTGTCCGACGAGCTGATCGAGCGCATCAGCCCGATCCGCGGCGCCTACAGCGACATCCGCCCGGTGATCGACTACTACCGGGTGACCAACGAGAACCGCCTGCTGTTCGGCTCGGCGACCCCGCTGATCGAACATATCCCCAGCGACCTGAAGGCCTGGAACCGCAACCTGATGCTGAAGATCTTCCCCTACCTCAAGGACGTGAAGATCGACCTGGCCTGGGGCGGGCCGATGGCCTGCAGCGCCAACCTGTTCCCGCAGATCGGCGCGCTGCCGGGGCGGCCCAACGCCTTCTTCGTGCAGGGCTACTCGGGCTTCGGCGTCACCCCCAGCCACATCGTCTGCAAGGTGCTGGCCGAGGGCATGAGCGAGGGCTCGGCGCGCTACGACCTGATCAGCTCGGTGCGCCGGCCGAGCATTCCCGGCAAGGACCGCTTCCGTTCCCTGCTGCTGACCGGCGGCAAGTGCTGGCACCAGGCCTCCGGCTACTGGACCGGCCGCCGCTGA